In Sutterella faecalis, a genomic segment contains:
- the proB gene encoding glutamate 5-kinase produces MTSLLENARRIVVKVGSALVTNEGRGVDIRAIERWAHQIAELRAMGREVVLVSSGAIAEGMKRLGWTTRPSRVCELQAAAAVGQMGLVQAYEEHFAAHGIGTAQILLTHANLADREQYLNARMTLIELLSLGIVPVINENDTVVTEEIKVGDNDTLGALVTNLVEADVLVILTDQRGLYTADPRSNPDAEFVSEAAAGDPKLEKMAGGAASQLSKGGMITKILAAKRAARSGAGTIIASGREEDVLVRLAKGESIGTHLKPASSVLHARKQWIADHLRSAGRLVLDPGAVRALRESHTSLLPVGVKAVEGDFVRGEMVVCVDEEGREVARGLVSYASDDARRICRAHTEDISRILGACDAPEMIHRDNLVVL; encoded by the coding sequence ATGACTTCACTCTTAGAGAATGCCCGCCGCATCGTCGTAAAGGTCGGCAGCGCGCTCGTCACCAACGAGGGGCGGGGCGTTGACATCAGGGCGATCGAGCGCTGGGCGCATCAGATCGCTGAGCTGCGCGCCATGGGGCGCGAAGTGGTGCTCGTGAGTTCCGGCGCCATTGCGGAAGGCATGAAGCGCCTCGGGTGGACCACGCGGCCCTCGCGCGTCTGCGAGCTTCAGGCGGCCGCCGCAGTGGGCCAGATGGGGCTCGTGCAGGCCTATGAGGAGCATTTTGCTGCCCACGGCATCGGTACGGCTCAGATTCTGCTCACGCACGCCAACCTTGCCGACCGCGAGCAGTACCTCAATGCGCGCATGACACTGATTGAACTTCTTTCGCTCGGGATCGTTCCCGTCATCAACGAGAACGACACCGTGGTGACGGAAGAAATCAAGGTGGGCGACAACGACACGCTGGGCGCACTCGTCACGAACCTGGTGGAAGCCGATGTGCTCGTGATCCTCACGGATCAGCGGGGACTTTATACGGCCGATCCCCGCTCGAATCCGGATGCGGAATTCGTCTCTGAAGCCGCCGCCGGCGACCCGAAGCTCGAGAAAATGGCCGGGGGTGCTGCGAGCCAGCTCTCAAAGGGCGGCATGATCACGAAGATTCTTGCCGCAAAGCGCGCCGCGCGCTCCGGCGCCGGCACCATCATCGCTTCGGGCCGGGAGGAAGACGTTCTGGTTCGACTTGCCAAAGGCGAGTCGATCGGCACGCACCTGAAGCCCGCTTCATCGGTGCTTCACGCGAGAAAGCAGTGGATTGCGGATCATCTGCGCTCCGCCGGGCGGCTCGTGCTGGATCCGGGCGCCGTGCGTGCGCTTCGCGAAAGCCACACGTCGCTCCTCCCCGTCGGCGTCAAGGCCGTTGAAGGCGACTTCGTGAGAGGCGAGATGGTGGTCTGCGTCGACGAGGAAGGCCGTGAAGTCGCCCGCGGGCTCGTGAGCTACGCGAGCGATGATGCCCGCCGGATCTGCCGTGCGCACACGGAGGACATCAGCCGCATTCTCGGCGCCTGCGATGCGCCCGAGATGATCCATCGCGACAATCTTGTCGTTCTCTGA
- the coaE gene encoding dephospho-CoA kinase (Dephospho-CoA kinase (CoaE) performs the final step in coenzyme A biosynthesis.) has product MGWILGLTGGAGSGKSTAAAILAAMGCPVVDADQISRALTASGGEAMPEIIRVFGSDMAASDGALDRQKMRELVFRDKDARKKLEAIVHAKLALRVDHLLYEVHKDAPVVIYDCPLLIESPAAWERADRILVIDAPEALQIERLGTRSGLSPEAAKRLLAAQATRRERILAADDIIMNDSTKECFERRVRSWAEAVLPQICAS; this is encoded by the coding sequence ATGGGCTGGATTCTGGGGCTTACCGGAGGTGCCGGGTCGGGGAAAAGCACCGCCGCGGCGATTTTGGCCGCAATGGGCTGCCCCGTCGTGGATGCTGATCAGATCTCCCGCGCGCTTACCGCTTCGGGCGGCGAAGCCATGCCCGAAATCATCCGGGTGTTCGGAAGCGATATGGCAGCGTCTGACGGCGCGCTTGACCGCCAGAAGATGCGCGAGCTCGTCTTTCGCGACAAGGATGCAAGAAAAAAGCTCGAAGCCATCGTGCACGCGAAGCTTGCCCTCAGGGTCGACCATCTTCTTTACGAAGTGCATAAGGACGCCCCGGTCGTCATTTACGACTGCCCGCTCCTGATTGAAAGCCCTGCCGCATGGGAGCGCGCAGACCGCATTCTTGTAATCGATGCGCCGGAAGCCCTTCAGATTGAAAGGCTCGGGACCCGTTCGGGACTCTCTCCCGAAGCCGCGAAGCGCCTTCTTGCCGCCCAAGCGACGCGCCGTGAACGGATTCTCGCTGCTGACGACATCATCATGAATGACTCTACGAAAGAATGCTTCGAAAGACGTGTGCGCTCCTGGGCAGAAGCGGTTCTTCCTCAGATTTGCGCCTCATAG
- the rplU gene encoding 50S ribosomal protein L21, which yields MYAIIKTGGKQYRVSVGDSVQVELLGQDAGSQVTFTEVLAVSGEDGLKVGKPVVEGATVTGTITKLGRTDKVRIFKFRRRKHSMKSGGHRQHFAEVRIDAINA from the coding sequence ATGTACGCGATCATCAAGACCGGCGGTAAGCAGTACCGCGTCAGCGTCGGCGATTCCGTTCAGGTCGAGCTTCTCGGCCAGGACGCCGGCTCCCAGGTTACCTTCACCGAAGTTCTCGCTGTTTCCGGCGAGGACGGCCTCAAGGTTGGCAAGCCCGTTGTTGAGGGCGCCACTGTTACGGGCACCATCACCAAGCTCGGCCGTACCGACAAGGTTCGCATCTTCAAGTTCCGCCGTCGTAAGCACTCCATGAAGTCGGGCGGTCATCGCCAGCACTTCGCTGAAGTTCGCATCGACGCGATCAATGCTTGA
- the rpmA gene encoding 50S ribosomal protein L27 has translation MAHKKGGGSTRNGRDSKAKRLGVKVFGNAAINAGGIIVRQRGTQFHAGDNVGTGKDYTLYALVDGVVKFEVKGAFHRHYVHVEPTAL, from the coding sequence ATGGCACATAAGAAAGGCGGCGGCTCTACCCGCAACGGTCGTGATTCCAAGGCGAAGCGCCTTGGCGTGAAGGTTTTCGGCAATGCGGCCATCAACGCCGGCGGCATCATCGTCCGTCAGCGCGGCACGCAGTTCCATGCTGGCGACAACGTCGGCACGGGCAAGGACTACACCCTCTACGCGCTTGTCGACGGCGTCGTCAAGTTCGAAGTGAAGGGTGCGTTCCATCGCCACTACGTTCACGTCGAACCGACGGCCCTCTGA
- a CDS encoding polyprenyl synthetase family protein — MTQTSPAEDPKALVRRLLAPIALDMKAVDDVIRNELASDVSRMHEISDYITSAGGKRMRPALLILICRALGYKGDLCCYLGATIELLHTATLMHDDVVDESAMRRGRPTANARWGNGAAVLVGDFLYTRSFQMMVRAGNLRVMEALSNAANRLAEGEVIQMVNAHDPSVDETRYFKVIERKTACLFEAGARMAAAIAECSPEAEEAVAEYALALGNAFQIADDILDYTGVAKDIGKNLGADLREGKMTLPLIYARAAATPEEQALIDEAVRKGDGDFDKISSIVIRSGALDRCKTRAEQELERGRKALSQIPPSIFNSSLLELLSFTVRRDR; from the coding sequence ATGACTCAAACCTCTCCTGCCGAAGACCCGAAGGCGCTCGTGCGCCGGCTTCTCGCCCCCATTGCGCTCGACATGAAAGCGGTCGACGACGTGATCCGCAACGAACTCGCGAGCGACGTGAGCCGCATGCATGAAATCAGCGATTACATCACGAGTGCAGGCGGCAAGCGCATGCGCCCGGCGCTCCTGATCCTCATCTGCCGCGCGCTCGGCTACAAGGGCGATCTCTGCTGCTATCTCGGCGCCACGATTGAGCTTCTGCACACCGCAACGCTCATGCACGACGATGTTGTGGACGAAAGCGCCATGCGCCGCGGCCGTCCGACGGCCAATGCCCGCTGGGGCAACGGCGCGGCGGTGCTTGTGGGCGACTTCCTCTACACGCGCTCCTTCCAGATGATGGTGCGCGCCGGGAATCTGCGCGTCATGGAAGCGCTCTCCAATGCCGCGAACCGCCTCGCTGAAGGCGAAGTCATCCAGATGGTGAATGCGCACGATCCGTCGGTTGACGAGACGCGCTACTTCAAGGTGATTGAGCGCAAAACCGCATGCCTCTTTGAAGCCGGCGCCCGCATGGCGGCCGCCATCGCCGAATGCTCGCCCGAAGCGGAGGAAGCCGTCGCCGAATACGCACTCGCGCTCGGGAACGCCTTCCAGATCGCCGACGACATCCTCGACTACACCGGCGTTGCCAAGGACATCGGCAAAAACCTCGGCGCCGACCTGCGGGAAGGCAAGATGACGCTTCCGCTCATCTATGCCCGGGCGGCTGCCACGCCGGAGGAACAGGCGCTGATCGACGAGGCTGTCCGCAAAGGCGACGGAGACTTTGACAAAATCTCTTCCATTGTGATAAGATCCGGCGCTCTTGATCGTTGCAAGACGCGAGCGGAACAGGAACTCGAAAGAGGCCGCAAGGCACTTTCTCAAATTCCCCCTTCCATTTTTAATTCAAGTCTGCTAGAATTGCTGTCCTTCACTGTTAGACGTGATCGATAA
- the cgtA gene encoding Obg family GTPase CgtA, whose amino-acid sequence MKFVDEARIEVQGGKGGNGAASFRREKFIPKGGPDGGDGGRGGSVWAEADRNINTLVDYQYTRKFFAPAGENGRGADCYGAGGKDIVLRMPVGTIIRDTDTGETVADLAEHGARALLAAGGKGGLGNLHFKSSVNRAPRQFTPGEPGQYRSLELELKVLADVGLLGMPNAGKSTLISAVSNARPKIADYPFTTLHPHLGVVRVGPEQSFVLADVPGLIEGAAEGAGLGHLFLRHLSRTKVLLHVIDACPIDESVDPFEQAHALVGELEKYDPELAAKPRWVVLNKMDLVPEEEREGLIRKFRDAFAREHEPVFAVSAATREGLPELVNKLAQKIDEDRRAEQQFLDDERFDEARNTPFDPAAD is encoded by the coding sequence GTGAAATTCGTCGACGAAGCCAGAATCGAGGTTCAGGGCGGCAAGGGCGGCAACGGCGCCGCGAGCTTCCGCCGCGAGAAGTTCATTCCGAAGGGCGGCCCTGACGGCGGCGACGGCGGCCGCGGCGGCTCCGTGTGGGCCGAGGCTGACCGCAACATCAATACGCTCGTCGACTATCAGTACACGAGAAAGTTCTTCGCTCCCGCGGGCGAAAACGGACGCGGCGCAGACTGCTACGGCGCGGGCGGGAAGGACATTGTCCTGCGCATGCCGGTGGGCACGATCATCCGCGACACGGATACGGGTGAAACGGTCGCCGACCTTGCCGAGCACGGCGCTCGCGCGCTTCTTGCCGCAGGCGGCAAGGGCGGTCTCGGAAACCTTCACTTCAAGAGCTCCGTCAATCGCGCTCCGCGCCAGTTCACGCCGGGCGAACCCGGTCAGTACCGCTCGCTCGAGCTTGAGCTCAAGGTGCTCGCCGACGTGGGCCTTCTCGGGATGCCGAATGCCGGCAAGTCCACCCTCATTTCGGCGGTTTCCAATGCCCGTCCGAAGATTGCGGACTATCCCTTTACGACGCTCCATCCGCACCTCGGCGTGGTGCGCGTGGGTCCTGAGCAGAGCTTCGTCCTTGCCGACGTTCCCGGCCTCATCGAGGGCGCTGCGGAAGGCGCCGGCCTCGGACACCTCTTCCTGCGTCATCTTTCGCGCACGAAGGTGCTTCTGCATGTGATCGATGCCTGCCCGATCGACGAGTCGGTCGATCCCTTCGAGCAGGCGCACGCGCTGGTGGGAGAACTCGAAAAGTACGATCCGGAACTCGCCGCCAAGCCCCGCTGGGTGGTCCTCAACAAGATGGACCTCGTCCCCGAAGAGGAGCGCGAAGGGTTGATCCGGAAGTTCCGCGACGCCTTCGCCCGCGAGCATGAGCCGGTTTTTGCCGTTTCCGCGGCCACCCGCGAGGGTCTCCCGGAGCTGGTCAACAAGCTCGCTCAGAAAATTGACGAGGACCGTCGCGCCGAGCAGCAGTTCCTTGACGACGAGCGCTTCGACGAAGCGCGCAATACGCCTTTTGATCCGGCTGCCGACTAA